TGCCGGGGCGCAGAGTGAGATTGCTTTCCATATGGTCCTGTGTGAGATGCTCATCGACAAGCCGCTTGATCCAGTGATCGAGATCAGGAGCGTCGTTTGAACTCTTTTTGTCAAAGACGAGCAAGCCTTTTTCACAACTCAGCCGCATGAAGGTTTCAAAGGCCATGCCAGGCAGGATTTGATCGGCAATCGGGGCATGAAACTCGCGAAACGCCCTGTTGGCGAGCTGCAAATAGCCTTGGGAATCCCATATCGCCAAACCATTATGCATCGAGTTGATGGAATTGAGCAGTTGCTCATGCGTGCTGGCCTGGATGCGCTGGGCGACCTGCAGTTTTTGCGCGGTCTGCTGCGCTTCTTCATGCTTGGCCTTCAGATTGCGGATCATCGCGTGACGTTCGGTTACGTCAATGTGGGTCAACAAAAGGCCCTTGTCCCTCAGGGGCCAGCCCTTGACCTCCAGAACCTGCTCGCTCTTGCCTTCGCAAGTGAAGACATAGGGCAAGTGGGCACGGGCCTGATCGAGATGCTCTTTGATCCTAGCATCGATCTGCTCCGAGGTCATCTTGATGCCGCACAGATCATTCTGGGCATTGTAGCGCAAGACATCTTCAAGGCTGGTGCCAATGGGAAATGTATCCGCAGGGACGGACAACAACTCGTGGAAGGCTGCATTGGACAAGGTCAGTTTGAGATCCTTGTCATAGACCGAAATGGCGCCCGGGAAATTGTCAAAGATCGACTGCAGCAGATGGTTGGACTTCGCAAGTTCGTCTTTCTTTTCCTTGATCGACGTAATTTCCGTGCGCACGGAAATCAGTTCTTCCAGTTCGCCCTTTTCATTCAAAACAGGCGCGACCGTGGTCTCCACCCAATAAAAGCTGCCGTCTTTGGCCCTGTTGCGCACGGTGCCTGACCAGACTTCACCTCTATGAACCGTCTCATACATCTTCTGGAAAAAGCTGTCATCGTGGTAGCCAGAATTCAGGATGCGATGATTGCGCCCCAGCAGTTCCGCTTCGCTATATTGCGAAATCTCGCAGAACTTGTCGTTGACATAGGTAATCCGGCCCTTGGCGTCGGTCATCGACACGATGGCATGGGAATCGATACAGAGCTTATGGGAGGTCAGTTTCTTGACAAGCTTGCGCGCCTTGTCCTGTTCTCTGAACATAACCTCAAAACGGGACATAACATGGGTGTGGTTGTGACGCGCCAACGCAACAAGACCGACAATGGTTGCAAGCAACAGGCCAGCGGCCGTTCCGGTCAAAAGGATGGCAATGAGACGATCCGTTTGAAACAGAGCGGCGACCAGCAGACCGGCACTTGATATCATGGCTGCTACAGGCCCGATGCTGGTCCAGCGATCTCGACCGATCGATCTCAGTGTTTTCATCATTCAACCCCGGAACGTGACGGTAACCACCCGTCTCGTCATGCTATTTGCATCCCGTCAGGCAAACCAAAGGGCTGTCATATCTCGCCAATTCACAGCCTTGTTGCCTCCATTGAAGGTGAGAATGCCCGAAAAGTATTGAAATATGGATAAAGCAACTGAATGGACAAACCCACTTGTTCACACACCAATCGAGAGTAAAGCTTGTCTAGATGCAACAAAAAAGCGCAATCACCTCAAATGATTGCGCTTTTGACTGATGAGACTTGAAAGGACCGGATCAGGCTGCCTTGTCACTTCTGTCGTCTTGGTTCTGTTCCCGAATGGTGTTCAGGAAAGTCTCAATCTGGGCAACAAGAACATTCATCTCCTTGCACAAACCATCGGCATTTTCAGACATCATGGCTGCCGACTGGCCGTTTTCATTGGCCAGATTGTTCAGCGCGTCCGCATTGTCCGAAACCTCACGACTGCCTGCGGCAGCCATGGCGATATTCTGGGAAATTTCGCCCGACGCAGTGCCTTGCTCCTCGACGGCCGCTGCAATGGTGCCTGCAATGGCAGTCATCCGGTCAATGGTTTTCTCGACCAGCCCGATGGCATCCACAGCGTTGGCAATATTGCTCTGGATAGAGTTGATCTGGCCAGAAATTTCCTCCGTCGCCTTGCCTGTCTGTGCTGCCAGTTCCTTCACTTCAGAGGCCACCACAGCAAAGCCTTTGCCTGCTTCGCCAGCGCGTGCCGCTTCGATCGTGGCATTGAGCGCCAAAAGGTTTGTCTGTTCTGCGATATCCTGAATAAGGCCGACAATTCGGCCAATCGCCTGCGACGCATCGGACAAGGTCGAGACCACTTCGGTCGCTTTCTTGACTTCTTCGACCGCCGAGCAGGCAACATTGCTGGAATCGGATACCTGATTGGCAATCTCGACAATCGAGGCCGTCATTTCTTCCGATGCACACGCCACGGTCTCGACGCTGACGCTTGATTCCTCCATAGCAGAGGAGATTGAGTTGACCCGTGAGCTGTTTTCATGAGAGCGGGTGGCCAGCAGCTTGGTTTCGTCACCCAGCTGGGCAACCGCGGTCTGGACACTGTCAACGATGGCACCCACCTGTTGGTCAAACTGGTCGGCCATATCGAGCAGCATCTGGCGCTGCTTGGCCTCGGCCTCTTTCTTCTGTGCTTCCTGCTGGGCGCGCAGTTGCGCCCGCTCGCGGCCATTGTCACGGAACACCAGAAGGGCCTTGCTCATGGACCCAATTTCGTCACCGCGCTCGGTATAGGGAATGTCCATGGAGAAACTGCCCTTCGACAGCATCAGCATGGTCTCGACGATTTTTGCCACCGGACGGGTGATGGACATTGCGAGCAGGGTGGATGCCAGCGCAATCACCAAGAAGATGACCAGCGTGCTGGTAAACAGGCTGCGCAGGTTGGACCAATAGGTTGCATTGAGATCGTCAATGTAAGTGCCCGTGCC
This genomic stretch from Cohaesibacter intestini harbors:
- a CDS encoding methyl-accepting chemotaxis protein yields the protein MLSSLFSFLPASFRGLTAKIYFIVFLAIIGIGVLTLQSVIFSRIDLEDSKTRELKHLVEAAMSTIEAQYADMQAGKISEADAKVAVTDALAILKYNKGDYFWINDTKHRMVMHGGDRSAVGKDYSNTTDPNGLYLFRAFVKTGKQPDGGLVEYMWPRPGDKDPQPKMAYVSYFEPWDWIVGTGTYIDDLNATYWSNLRSLFTSTLVIFLVIALASTLLAMSITRPVAKIVETMLMLSKGSFSMDIPYTERGDEIGSMSKALLVFRDNGRERAQLRAQQEAQKKEAEAKQRQMLLDMADQFDQQVGAIVDSVQTAVAQLGDETKLLATRSHENSSRVNSISSAMEESSVSVETVACASEEMTASIVEIANQVSDSSNVACSAVEEVKKATEVVSTLSDASQAIGRIVGLIQDIAEQTNLLALNATIEAARAGEAGKGFAVVASEVKELAAQTGKATEEISGQINSIQSNIANAVDAIGLVEKTIDRMTAIAGTIAAAVEEQGTASGEISQNIAMAAAGSREVSDNADALNNLANENGQSAAMMSENADGLCKEMNVLVAQIETFLNTIREQNQDDRSDKAA